The stretch of DNA ATTGCCCACACGGAATATATGCGTGTCGACCGCGAAGGTTTCCTGCCCGAACCAGCAATTGAGCACGACATTGGCGGTCTTGCGCCCGACACCGGGGAGCTTCACCAGTTCCTCGCGCGTGTCCGGCACCTCGCCTGCGTATTCGTCGACCAGCAATTGCGAGAGCGCGATGACGTTCTTCGCCTTGGAATTGAACAGGCCGATGGTCCTGATGTGCTCGGTCAGCCCTTCGAGCCCTAGGTCGAGCATCTCCTGCGGCGTTTTCACCTTCTCGAACAGCGCACGGGTCGCCTTGTTCACCCCGACATCGGTCGCCTGTGCGGACAGGGCGACCGCGACGACGAGCTGGTAAGCGTTGCCGTATTCGAGCTCGGTCTCGGGCGCGGGGTTGTCCTCGGCGAGGCGGCGGAAGAATTCGAAGATCCGGTCTTTCGTCACGGCATCGCCCCGTCCTTGCCGCGCGCTTCTTCTTCGCGGTAAGCCTGCATTGCGTCGGAAAATGCCGCCGCGATAATCCCGGTCGGCATGGCGACCAGCCCGATCCCGCCCATCGCGACGAGCGCGGCCAGCACCTTTCCGAGCGGTGTCACCGGCGAGACGTCGCCATAGCCCACCGTCGTCAGCGTGATGATCGACCACCACATCGCGCGCGGGATCGATCCGAATGCCTCTGGTTGGACCTTGCCTTCGGCCCAGTAGAGCGCGGTCGCCCCGCCAAGCAGCAGCACAAGCGCAAGCGCGCCGGTGACGTAGAGGTCATAGCGCCGGTCCACGATCGCCGAACCCAAAGCCTTCAATGCCATCGAGAATTTCCCGAACTTGAGCAGCGCGGCAAGCCGGAACAGGCGCAGCAGGCGCAGGATCGGCGCGCCTGCGAGGATGAAGGGGATCAGCGTGATTACCACCACCACGAGATCGATGAGGGCGAAGAACGAACGCGCCCATTCGCTCCGCTTGGCCCAGTCGCTTTCCGGCCCGGGGCGCTCGGCGACCGCCCACAGGCGCGCGCAGTATTCGGCGAGGAACAGCACGCCGAAGCCGAATTCCGCCCACAGGATCGCGCTCCTGTTTTCGCTCGCGAAGGCGCGTTCCGTGCCGACGATCGCGACCGCGACCGAGGCGAGGATCGCGAGCACGACCAGCCGATTCGTAAGCGTCAGCTTGCCGTCGGTCCGGGCCGAGGCGAACAGCTCGTTGTAGGCTCTCGAACGCAGGGTCACAGGCCGAGCACGTCTTCCATCCGGTAGCGCCCCGGCTCGCGGCCGATCAGCCACAGCGCGCCCTTGACCGCGCCGCGCGCGAAGATCGCGCGGTCCTCGGCCGAATGGGCGAGGGTGATGCGTTCCTGCTCGCCCGCGAAAATGACGCTGTGCTCACCCGCCACGGTCCCGCCGCGCAGGGTGGCGAAACCGATCGCGCCCTCGCGCCTTTCGCCGGTGAAGCCGTGCCGCCCGCTGTCCATCGCGTCCGACAGCGCGACGCCGCGCGCCTCGGCTGCGGCCTCGCCGAGCAGCTTGGCCGTGCCCGAAGGCGCATCGACCTTCATTCTGTGGTGCATTTCCAGCACTTCGATGTCCCATTCCGGCCCGAGCCGCGCCGCCGCTTCGCGCACGAGGTGCGCGAGCAGGGTGATGCCGAGGGACGTGTTGCCGGTCTGGAGCACGGGGATAGCCTTGGCCGCCTCGCCGATGAGGGCGAAATGCTCCTCTTCGAGGCCCGTCGTTCCGACTAGGATCGGGATGCCCGCTGCCTTGGCCGCTTCGAGACTGGCCGCAAGACCGTCCGGCGCGGAGAAATCGACGGCCACTTCGCACTGGCCGAGCAGCGGGACAGGGTCCCCGCCAAGATCGACCCCGACGCAGAATTCGTGGCCCGCCTCCTCGATCGCCGCCGCGATCGCCTGGCCCATCCGGCCCTTGTGCCCGATCACGGCAAATCGCCGCGTGTCCTCGCTCATTGCATTCGCTCCGCCCCTTGTGGTCAAAGGCCTTCATGGCAAAGTTCGAGCGCATCGTCATCCTCACAGGAGCCGGCATTTCCGCCGAAAGCGGGATCGACACCTTCCGCGACGCGGGCGGGCTGTGGGAGCGGCACCGGGTCGAGGATGTCGCAACGCCCGAAGGCTTCGCGCGCAATCCCGATCTCGTGCTCGGCTTCTACGATGCGCGGCGCGCGGCGCTGGAATCGGTCGAGCCAAACGCCGCGCACCGCGCGCTCGCCCGGCTCGAAGCGGAGTTTACGGGCGATCTCCTGCTCGTCACGCAGAATGTCGACAACCTTCACGAGCGCGGCGGGTCGAAGGACGTGCTGCATATGCACGGCGAGCTTTCGAGCGCGCTGTGCACCTCGTGCGAGATGCGCTCGCCGCTCGATGTGCCCCTGCTGGATCGGCCGAAATGCCCCGTCTGCCAGGCGCCGACTCTGCGCCCGGACGTCGTTTGGTTCGGCGAAATGCCCTATAGGATGGAGCGGATCTACGAGGCGCTCGGCACCTGCGACCTGTTCGTCAGCATCGGGACGAGCGGGGCCGTCTATCCGGCGGCGGGCTTTGTGCAGGAGGCGCTGATGAACGGCGCGCGCACGCTTGAGCTCAATCTGGAGCCCTCCGAAGGCAGCCGATTCTTCACCGAATCGCGCCACGGCCGCGCGGGCGAGATCGTGCCGCAATGGGTCGAGGAGGTGCTGGAGGGCTGATCCGGTGTTCAGGGCCGTTCGAGGACGAGGCAGGCTCCCTTGTCACCCGCTTCGCATGCCTCACTGGCCCGTTTGCGCATGGAAACCGGGTCAGAATCGTAGATGTCGCAGACATCCTTCTCGCCGCGGATGCAGGCATGCAAGAAGAAGCGAGCCGCCCTTGCATCATTGCGGGGCCCACCATGCCGACCCAGGTGCAGCGCGGCGAGTTGCGTGCAGCCCTGCGGGGCCGAGCCGCGGCAAGCGAGGGTGAGCGCACCCTCGGCTCCTGCCAGGTCAGTCGGACCGCCCTTGCCGGTCAAAAGCGCTCGCCCGAAATGGAAGCAGGCGCGCGCCGATATGGGATTGCTGTCCTCGCCGCTCTTGCAGACGGTCTTTCCCAGTCGACGAACCAGCGCAAAGTCCGCAGGGCCGCCTTTGGCATTGTGCGCCAATTGCATCAGTATGCCGCAGCCGTCGACGGAACCCAGCCGGCAGGCCCTCGTCGCCGTGCTGCGCGCGGCGCTGTCGCTCTGCGGGCCACCGCGGCCCTTGAGATGCATGACGACCAGTTCGCGGCAGGCCCGCGCGTCTTCAGCATCGCAGGCCTGCTGGTGCAGGCGCCGCGCGGCGGCGTAATCACCATTGCGTTCGGCGTCGAGCGCGCGCTCGTAAGTCTCGCCGGAGGTCTGCGCGCAGAGCGGCGCGGCAAGGATCGCAAGGGCGAGGGCGGCGAGGCGCATTGCTGCACGAGACATGGCACCCGCCTTTAGCGAACAGCCAGCGGGGCACGGTGTAAGGATACGACAGCTACTGCCGCAGGTCGATCGCCCAGATCCCGGCGGCAAGGCACAGGCTCGCGAAGGCCATGGCGGCGGCGATCAGTTTCATGTTCGAGGTGCGGATCGGTGCGGCATCGTGGGAATCCATGCGTTTCTGCACTGCCGACGCGTTGCGTTGGGCGCTCCAGAACACGAACACGCCGATGGCTATGAATAATGTCGCGATGGCCTTCGCCACCCAAGCCGGTTCGAGCTTTCCAAACAGGGCGTTGAAGCCGAGCCCGATCCCGACTGCGGCAAGGCCCGTGCGCATCCAGCCCGCGAAAGTGCGCTCGTTCGCCATGAGCGTGCGGTCCTCGGCCCAGTCGGTCCGGTCCTCCGCCAGTTCGTTCTTGTCCTGCTCGTCGGCCATCTTAAGGTTCTGCCCGCTGCGGTGCGGCAAATGAAAAAGGCCGGCGCTCGGGCCGACCTTTCATGCTTTCGCAGACGATCCCCTTACGATCGCGCCCGGGTCGGCTCTCCGCCGCCCTTGAACTTTTCTTCAGGCTTCGGGCGATGATCGTCGGGTGTTTTCTTCTTCATCTTCTGCCATTGCGAAAAACCGAAGACCGCGCCGGCGCTGAGGATCAAGATATTGAGAAGGGTCATGAATTCATCCTTTCGTTCAATATGGACAACGAAAGGATTACTTGCCGGTTCCATTCACCGGCGCTCCTACGACAGGGCGAGCGCGAGCTGCGTCAGGCCGCGCAGCAGCCCTTGCAGCCCGGATCCTTGGCGATCCTGAGGCTGCGCATGGCGGGCGCCATGCCGTCGAGCAGGTGGAGCGTGCCCCATTGCGGCTGTCCGAATACGCTCACCCCGGCGAGCAGGACCCGCACCGCCTGCATCGCCGCGAAGCTTCCGGTCCAGCCTGCCATCGCGCCCAGCATCCCGTCCTCGGCGCAGGTGTCGCAATCCTCGGCATCGAAGGCATCGCCGACGAAGCAGCGATAGCACGGCTGGTCCGAAAGATGCCCGGCGAAGGCGCCGACCTGACCCTGGAACCGCCCGACCGCCGCCGAGAGCAGCGGCACGCCCGCCGCAACGCAAGCGTCCGAAACAGCGAGGCGGGTTGCGAAATTGTCGGTCCCGTCGAGCACGAGATCGGCTCTTTCGACGAGTGCGCGCGCATTGTCCGGCGTCACCCTTGCGTCGGAAATCTCGACCTCGAGCGCATCGTCGAAATTGGCGAGCCAGCGCCGCGCGCTCGTCGCCTTGCCGTGGCCGACATCGCGGGTGGTGAAGATCGTCTGGCGCTGCAGGTTCGAGACATCGACCACGTCGTCATCGACGAGAGTGAAGCGTCCGATCCCGCTCGCGGCGAGATATTGCAGCGCGGGCGAACCGATCCCGCCGAGGCCCATGACGGCGACGTGCTTGCGGGAAAGCGCGACCTGCCCCGCACCGCCGATCTCGGGCAGGACGATGTGGCGCGCGAAGCGGTCGAGGCGGGCCGGGGAAAGGCTCATGGAAAGCCTGTTGGCATCCTGTGCAACGGTTGTCGACAGAGCTGTGGACAGCCCTGTCGATCACGTGTCGATGCATGGTGGACCGCGCCTGTCGACAGGCCCGCCCAAAGCCGGTGGAAAATGTGTGCGAATTAACTTTCCAGCTGGCGCAGCAGGCTGCGCACGTCGCCGTCCATGTCGGCATCGCGTTGGCGCAGGTCCTCGATCAGGCGAACCGCGTGGATGACCGTCGAGTGGTCGCGCCCGCCGAACTTGCGCCCGATCTCCGGGTAGCTGCGCGGCGTCAGCACCTTCGAGAGGTACATCGCCACCTGCCGCGGACGGACCACGGCGCGGGCGCGCCGCTTCGAACTCATCTCGGCCCGGTCGATCCGGTAGAACTGGCACACCGTGCGCTGGATCTCGTCGATCGTGATCCGGCGGCGATTGGCCGAGAGGATGTCGGTGAGCTGTTCCTCGGCCAGCTGAAGCGAGACTTCCTGCCCGGTCAGCTGGGCATAGGCGATCAGCTTGTTCAATCCGCCGACCAGTTCGCGGACATTGCGGGTGATCGTGCGGGCGAGGAAATCGATCACGTCCTCGGGCACGGACAGCGGAGCGAAGCGCGAGAGCTTGGATTCGAGGATCTTCTTGCGAAGCTCGATATCGGCCGCCTGGATGTCGGCGACGAGGCCCATCGACAGGCGCGAGAGCAGACGCGGTTCGACCCCGTCCAATGCCTGCGGGGCGCGGTCCGCGGCGAAGACCAGTCGCTTACCCTCGGCCAGCAGCGCGTCGATCGTGTAGAGCAGCTCTTCCTGCGCGCTCGCCTTGCCGATTATGAACTGGATGTCGTCAACCAGCAGCAGGTCGAAGCTGCGCAGGCGTCCCTTGAACTCGATCATCTGGTTGGCTTTGAGCGCCTGGACGAATTCGACCATGAAACGCTCGGCCGAGCAGTAGAAAATCCGCGCGCGCGGGTGTGCCTGGAGATAGGCGTGGCCGATAGCGTGGAGCAGGTGCGTCTTGCCCTGCCCGGTCGCGGCCTTGAGATAGAGCGGGGAGAACTGTGGCTTCTCGCTCGCCGCCATGCGCTGCGCGGCATTGCAGGCGAGCACGTTGGCTTCCCCGGTCACGAAGGCGGCGAAGGTCAGCGAGGGATCGAGCCCGACCGAGCCGGTGAAACCCGCATCGCCGATCGTGCCCGCCGCGACCGCGATCGAGCTGGCCCCGTCGTTGGCCGCCCGGCGCGAATCGTCGAGCTGGAGCTCGGGCAGCTGGCGGCGCCCCGGATGGACCTGGATGCGCACCTGGCGCACTTCGCTGCGCGCGATCTTCCAGGCGAGCTGGAGCCGGTCGCGGAACCGGTCATTGACCCAGTTCGCGGCGAATTCGGTCGGCAGGAAAAGATCGAGCGTGCCGGTTTCCTTGTCGATGCCGCCGAGCTGGATCGGGCGGATCCACTGGCTGTGCAACTGATGGCCGAGATCCTTGCGCAGCCCCTGGCTGATATCGGCCCAGTCTGCGGCGAGGTTCACGGCTTCGGCATCTTCCATAAGATCATCGTCGGTGGAGCGGCGCGTGACCCGCGCCTTGTCTATTCTATGCACCATCACATCCCCAATTCGTCCTCGCACCCGGAAAGCAGGGCCCGGGCGGCACACCTTCTTTTCGACAGGCAATATCCGTCCAGTCCCGGGAATCGCGGTTCCTCGGGATGCCCCCTGTCGATCGGATTTTAAGAACCCGGACTGTCCCGCCCCGGGTGAGCAACGAATAAAGAACCGTTCGCCCGCCAAGGCAAGAAGGCTCGTTTAAAAAAAGTGAAATAATCCTGTTGACTCGGCGCAAGCCCGCAGCCTTCCGTTCAAGTGCCTGTTTTGCTTTGCGAAGCGATTTCCGGCCCCTGCGAATCGTAGGGATTCCTTGCATTTTGCGCGCGGCTCGCGGTCGCATTTGTCGCACGAAAAAAGGGCTGCGCCCGACAAGCGCAGCCCCATCTGAAAAGCTCGGTCTCAATTACCCGCAAGACGGGTAGAATCACCTATCGATCCGCGCCTGATGATTCGCCCCAGAAGGCGTCGCAAGCGCCTCGGTCAGAGAGCCGAGACGCGCTTCGACAGGCGCGACATCTTGCGCGCGACAGTGTTCTTGTGAAGCACGCCGCGGGCGACGCCGCGCTGCATTTCGGGCTGGGCCGCCTTGAGCGCATTGGCCGCCGCGTCCTTGTCGCCGGATTCGATCGCGGTCTCGACCTTCTTGATGAAGCTGCGGATGCGGCTCATGCGGGCGGTGTTGATTTCCGCGCGGCGATTATTGCGGCGGATGCGCTTACGGGCTTGCGGCGTGTTGGCCATGTCGTCTCGTCTGTCTCGCGTTTGTGTCGGCGTGGCCGGTCGCGGCCATGCGGATGGTTCGATGCTCGGTCAAAGGGTCGGTCGGCGGCACGGGGACGCACCGGTCCCGTCGCCGGAAAGCGCGCCACATAGGGCGAAGGGGGCGCAAGGTCAACGATTCCCTTGCTTCGTGCCCCGTGAACCAAGTCAGCGCTGGCATTTCGGGCAGAACCACGTGCTCCGCCCGCCCTGTGCAAAGCGGCGGATCGTACCGCCATCCACCCGCGGGCAGGCTTCGCCAGTGCGGCCATAAACATCGAAGCGAGTCGCGAAATAGCCCAGTTCCCCGTCGGGCGCTGCATAGTCGCGCAAGGTCGAGCCGCCGTCGCGGATCGAGGCTTCGAGCACCTCCTTTATCGCAGGGACGAGCCGGGCGAGCTGGGGCTTCGTCACCTTGCCGCCGGCTTTCCTCGGATGGATGCGCGCGCGCCACAGCGCTTCGCAGACATAGATGTTGCCGAGCCCGGCCACGATCCGCTGGTCGAGCAGGCACAGCTTGATCGCCTGCTTGCGTCCGGAAAGCGCGACCTTGAGGTGCTCCGGTCTCAGGTCCGGGCCGAGAGGTTCCGGGCCCATTGCGGCGAATTGCGGCCATTCCCCCAATGCGTCCGTCGCGAGGAGATCGACCGAGCCAAAACGCCGCGGGTCGCACAGGGCGAAGCGGTGCTCCTTGGTCTCGAGCACCAGATGGTCGTGGATGTCGGGTGCGGCCGGATCGATGCGCCAGCGCCCGCTCATCCCGAGATGGAAGACCAGCGTGCGCGCCCGGTCGGTATGTATGAGCCCGTATTTCGCGCGTCGGCCCATCTGCGTGACCCGAGCGCCTGTCATTACCTGCACCAGATCGGCCGGGAAGGGACGCCTGAGGTCGGGCCGGTTCACCGTCACGCGCGTGATCCGTTCGCCTTCGAGAAAGCGGGCGAGGCCGCGCACGGTGGTTTCGACTTCGGGCAGTTCGGGCATCTTGGCGCTTGTGATCGGGCGGCCTGCAGGCCGCAGGAAAGGGATGCCCGCTTTCGCCCCGCGAGCGCGCGAATACAAGGTCTTTGCCCGGCGCGCTTTTCACCCTAAGGCATGGCCATGAACGACAAAGCCTCTTCCAGCCCCGAAACCGTCTCCTTCGGTTACGAGGACGTGACGCCGGAGGAAAAGACCCGCCGCGTCGGCGCGGTCTTCACCAGCGTCGCGCAGAAATACGACGTGATGAACGACGCCATGTCGGCGGGGATGCATCGGCTGTGGAAGGATCGCTTCGTCAAGCGGGTGAAGCCGCAGCCGGGCGAGCAGGTGCTCGACATGGCGGGGGGCACGGGCGACATCGCCTTTCGCATGGTCGCGCGTGGGGCGCACGTGACGGTCGCCGACATCAACCAGGAAATGCTCGACGTCGGGGCGGAGCGCGCGGTCGAGCGCGGCGGAAGCGAGGACGAGGGCAGCCTCGTTTTCACCCGGCAGAATGCCGAGGAAGTCGATTTCGCAAGCAACAGCTTCGATGCCTACACCATCGCCTTCGGCATCAGGAACGTCACTCATATCGATCGCGCGCTGGCCGAGGCGCACCGCGTGCTGAGGCCCGGTGGGCGGTTCTTCTGTCTCGAGTTTTCGACCGTCGAATGGTCCGGGCTTAAAGAAGCCTACGACATCTATTCCGACCAGCTTCTGCCGCGCATGGGACAGGTGATCGCGGGGGATGCCGATTCCTATCGCTACCTCGTCGAATCGATCCGCAAGTTCCCGCGCATGGCCGAGTTCGAAAGGATGATCGCTGAGGCCGGCTTCGTGAACACCAAGGTCGAGCCGATCATGGGCGGGCTCGTCGCGATCCATTCGGGCTGGAAGGTCTGATCCGCACGCCCTTGGGGAACCCATCGCCGCTTCGAGCGCAATGAGCTGACATGACCGCGCCCGCTATTCATCTTCTGCGCCTCGCCAACTGGGGTACGACGCTCGCCCGTCGCCGTGCGCTGGTCGGGATCGAGGAGGATCCGAACGCGCCCACCGCGCTGCGGCGGCTGGTGAAGCTCGCCCGTCTAGCGACTTTCACCAGCGCCAGGGGACCGCGCGATTACGCCGGGGCGTTCCGCGCGATCGGGCCGGCGGCGATCAAGCTCGGGCAGAGCCTTGCGACGCGGCCCGATCTCGTCGGCGAGGAAGCGGCGCACAACCTCCTCAGCCTGCAGGACAACCTCCCGCCCGTTCCCTTCGAGAAAATCCGCGAGCAGATCGAGGCGAGTTTCGAGCAGCCGCTCGAGGCGCTTTTCGCCGAGGTCGATCCCGTGCCGGTCGGAGCTGCCTCGATCGCGCAGGTCCACAAGGGGGTGACGAGCGACGGGCGGAAGGTCGCGATCAAGGTGCTGCGCCCCGGCATCCGGCAGAAATTCGCGCGCGACATCCAGACTTACGAATGGGCCGCCGCCCATGTCGAGGCGATGGGCGGGGAAGCCAGCCGCCTGCGCCCGCGCCTGACCATCGCCAATTTCAAGCGCTGGTCGAATTCCGAACTCGACTTGCGCCGCGAGGCCGCCTCGGCTTCCGAACTTGCCGAGCAGATGGCGGGCGTTGGCGGCTACCGCATTCCCGAAATCGACTGGGACCGCACCAATGGCCGCGTCCTCACCATCGAGTGGATCGACGGGGTCAAGATTTCCAATGTCGAGGCGCTGAAGGAGCGCGGCCACGATCTGCCCGCGATCGCCGAAAGGCTCGTCATCAGTTTCCTGACCCAGGCGATCAGCGCGGGCTTCTTCCACGCCGATATGCACCAGGGCAACCTGTTCGTCGAGGACGACGGCACCATCGTCGCGATCGATTTCGGGATCATGGGCCGGATCGACCGGCGCGCGCGGCAATGGCTGGCCGAGATCCTCTATGGCCTGACGACAGGCGATTACCAGCGAGTAGCCGAAATCCATTTCGAGGCGCAATATGTGCCCTCCTACCACTCGGTCGGCGAATTCGCGACGGCTCTGCGCGCGGTCGGAGAGCCGATGCGCGGCAAGCCGGTGAAGGAGCTTTCGGTCGGCCAGATGCTCGACGGGCTGTTCGCGATCACCCGCGATTTCGATATGCAGACCCAGCCGCACCTCCTGCTTCTGCAGAAGACCATGGTGATGGTCGAAGGGATCGCGACCCAGCTCAATCCCGACATCAATATGTGGGACACCGCCGCGCCCTATGTCCGATCGTGGATCAGGGACGAGTTGGGGCCGGAAGCAGCGCTGGCGGATCGGCTGAAAGAGGACACCGAGACACTTCTGCGCTTGCCCGGGCTTATCCGCCGGCTCGAGGAGAAATTCCCGCCTAAGGGCGGTGCGCCCGAACCGCCGCCGCTGCCCGACATCCCGCTCATCACCGATCGCCGCGAGCGCGAAGGCGGGTCGCTGCTGGGATACCTGTTCGCCGGCGCTCTTGGCGCAGGCGCGATGTGGGCGCTTCTGGCTGCGGGACTGTTCGGCTGAGGGGTCTCAGTCCCCGCGCTCGGCGAAAGCGCCACTCGGCAGGATGCGGCTCGCGACGAGGATCAGGATCACCGTCACCGCCTCTACCCCCATCGGCATGACCCAGTTCACGTAGAAGCCATCGGTAATGAGGCTGTAGGCCCGGGCAAGGAAAGTCAGGCCGAAGATCGCACCTGCGACCAGCAAGGCATCGCCGCGCCGCTTCCACGCGCCGACAATCAGGCACGCCCCCGCGACGACGAAATAGGCGAAGAAATCTCCCCGCAGGCTCGACATCCCCTGCGCACCGCGCGGGACGAGGCCGAAGCTGCCGCCCATCGCCGCGGGATCGAACAGGAATGACCCGCCGATGATCATGAAGACCAGCCCCGCAAGGAACAAGGCGGCGCGCAGCAATGTGACGGTCATGGCGATTTTCCCTTCCGCTATGCCGTGCTTATGGCGCGGTTGCGCGGCCCGTCTCAAGCCGTTTTGCGCGCGCCGTCCCCGGCTCTATAAGTGAAACCTTAACCATGCCGGGCGCAAGGCAACCGCTGGCCCTTGGCGGCGAAGGGCCGGAACGCTAGGTGAAACGCGCGCGAGGCGGCGGGGCTGTTCCCCCGTCCAGAGGAGATGCATGACGCGATGAGCGGCGCTGGGCCGAAAATCCTGCTGGTCGTGGGCGGCGGTATCGCGGCCTACAAGTCGTTGGAGCTCGTCCGCCTCATCCGCAAGGGCGGGGGCGATGTCACCTGCGTCGTGACCAAGGGCGGTCAGCAGTTCGTCACGCCCATGTCGCTTGCCGCGCTTTCGGAAAACCAGGTCTACACCAGCCTGTTCGATCTCAAGAACGAGGTCGAGATGGGGCATATCCAGCTATCGCGCGAGGCGGACCTCGTCGTCGTCTGCCCCGCCACCGCCGACTTAATCGCCAAGATGGCGAGCGGGATCGCCGATGATCTCGCCACCACGCTGATCCTCGCCACCGACAAGCCGGTGATGGCGGTCCCGGCGATGAACGTGAAGATGTGGGAGCACGAAGCGACCCAGCGCAATCTCGAATGGCTGCGGCAGGCGGGCGTCACCGTGCTCCACCCGGACGAGGGCGCGATGGCTTGCGGTGAATTCGGCTATGGTCGCCTGCCCGAACCGCACGCGATCTGGCGAGAGATCGCGGCGCATTTCGGGATAGAGATCGAGGAACCGGCCCCGGCGCCAATCCCCGCTGCCAACGACAGCGCGCCTGTCGACGAGGAAGACAGCGACGGCGATGTCGGCCGCGGGCTCGGCGGATTGCTTTCGCGGATCATCCCGCGCTCCACCGCCAAGCGGACGCACGAGGAGATCGAGGCCGAATACGCCGACTTCGAAGGAGACTTCGAACAGGGATCCGAAGGCGAGGAGGGCCGCGAGGGCGAGGAGCTTCCCCCCGAGGAAGAGACCCCCGAGTTCAAGCCCGATCTCGGTGGCCCGCTGCTGGCGAAGAAGGGTGCTGCGTCCTCCGCCCCTCCGATCGATCCCGAGGCGCTCAATCACGAATTCGACCAGCGCAAGGCTCCGCCCGAACGGCTCGAACCTGCCGCGCTCGAAAGCGCCGATGCCGAGGCGCCTGGCTTCGAGGTCGATGCCTCCTACCGACCGCTCAAGGGCCGTCACGTGCTCGTTACCGCCGGTCCGACCTGGGAAGCGATCGACCCGGTGCGCTATATTGCCAACCGCTCTAGCGGGAAGCAGGGCTTCGCCATTGCCGCCGCCGCCGCCGCGCTGGGAGCCAAAGTGACGCTGGTCGCGGGGCCAGTCTCGCTCCGCACGCCCGAAGGCGTTACCCGCGTCGACGTCGAATCGG from Erythrobacter sp. encodes:
- a CDS encoding potassium channel family protein, with amino-acid sequence MTLRSRAYNELFASARTDGKLTLTNRLVVLAILASVAVAIVGTERAFASENRSAILWAEFGFGVLFLAEYCARLWAVAERPGPESDWAKRSEWARSFFALIDLVVVVITLIPFILAGAPILRLLRLFRLAALLKFGKFSMALKALGSAIVDRRYDLYVTGALALVLLLGGATALYWAEGKVQPEAFGSIPRAMWWSIITLTTVGYGDVSPVTPLGKVLAALVAMGGIGLVAMPTGIIAAAFSDAMQAYREEEARGKDGAMP
- the nth gene encoding endonuclease III → MTKDRIFEFFRRLAEDNPAPETELEYGNAYQLVVAVALSAQATDVGVNKATRALFEKVKTPQEMLDLGLEGLTEHIRTIGLFNSKAKNVIALSQLLVDEYAGEVPDTREELVKLPGVGRKTANVVLNCWFGQETFAVDTHIFRVGNRTGLAKGKTPDQVEAKLEKRVPRPFRLHAHHWLILHGRYVCKARTPECWRCTVADLCSYRKKVLEDPKQGKNRRARA
- the rpsT gene encoding 30S ribosomal protein S20 → MANTPQARKRIRRNNRRAEINTARMSRIRSFIKKVETAIESGDKDAAANALKAAQPEMQRGVARGVLHKNTVARKMSRLSKRVSAL
- a CDS encoding NAD-dependent deacylase, translating into MAKFERIVILTGAGISAESGIDTFRDAGGLWERHRVEDVATPEGFARNPDLVLGFYDARRAALESVEPNAAHRALARLEAEFTGDLLLVTQNVDNLHERGGSKDVLHMHGELSSALCTSCEMRSPLDVPLLDRPKCPVCQAPTLRPDVVWFGEMPYRMERIYEALGTCDLFVSIGTSGAVYPAAGFVQEALMNGARTLELNLEPSEGSRFFTESRHGRAGEIVPQWVEEVLEG
- a CDS encoding class I SAM-dependent methyltransferase; this encodes MAMNDKASSSPETVSFGYEDVTPEEKTRRVGAVFTSVAQKYDVMNDAMSAGMHRLWKDRFVKRVKPQPGEQVLDMAGGTGDIAFRMVARGAHVTVADINQEMLDVGAERAVERGGSEDEGSLVFTRQNAEEVDFASNSFDAYTIAFGIRNVTHIDRALAEAHRVLRPGGRFFCLEFSTVEWSGLKEAYDIYSDQLLPRMGQVIAGDADSYRYLVESIRKFPRMAEFERMIAEAGFVNTKVEPIMGGLVAIHSGWKV
- a CDS encoding HesA/MoeB/ThiF family protein; this translates as MSLSPARLDRFARHIVLPEIGGAGQVALSRKHVAVMGLGGIGSPALQYLAASGIGRFTLVDDDVVDVSNLQRQTIFTTRDVGHGKATSARRWLANFDDALEVEISDARVTPDNARALVERADLVLDGTDNFATRLAVSDACVAAGVPLLSAAVGRFQGQVGAFAGHLSDQPCYRCFVGDAFDAEDCDTCAEDGMLGAMAGWTGSFAAMQAVRVLLAGVSVFGQPQWGTLHLLDGMAPAMRSLRIAKDPGCKGCCAA
- the dapB gene encoding 4-hydroxy-tetrahydrodipicolinate reductase translates to MSEDTRRFAVIGHKGRMGQAIAAAIEEAGHEFCVGVDLGGDPVPLLGQCEVAVDFSAPDGLAASLEAAKAAGIPILVGTTGLEEEHFALIGEAAKAIPVLQTGNTSLGITLLAHLVREAAARLGPEWDIEVLEMHHRMKVDAPSGTAKLLGEAAAEARGVALSDAMDSGRHGFTGERREGAIGFATLRGGTVAGEHSVIFAGEQERITLAHSAEDRAIFARGAVKGALWLIGREPGRYRMEDVLGL
- the mutM gene encoding bifunctional DNA-formamidopyrimidine glycosylase/DNA-(apurinic or apyrimidinic site) lyase translates to MPELPEVETTVRGLARFLEGERITRVTVNRPDLRRPFPADLVQVMTGARVTQMGRRAKYGLIHTDRARTLVFHLGMSGRWRIDPAAPDIHDHLVLETKEHRFALCDPRRFGSVDLLATDALGEWPQFAAMGPEPLGPDLRPEHLKVALSGRKQAIKLCLLDQRIVAGLGNIYVCEALWRARIHPRKAGGKVTKPQLARLVPAIKEVLEASIRDGGSTLRDYAAPDGELGYFATRFDVYGRTGEACPRVDGGTIRRFAQGGRSTWFCPKCQR
- the dnaA gene encoding chromosomal replication initiator protein DnaA, giving the protein MVHRIDKARVTRRSTDDDLMEDAEAVNLAADWADISQGLRKDLGHQLHSQWIRPIQLGGIDKETGTLDLFLPTEFAANWVNDRFRDRLQLAWKIARSEVRQVRIQVHPGRRQLPELQLDDSRRAANDGASSIAVAAGTIGDAGFTGSVGLDPSLTFAAFVTGEANVLACNAAQRMAASEKPQFSPLYLKAATGQGKTHLLHAIGHAYLQAHPRARIFYCSAERFMVEFVQALKANQMIEFKGRLRSFDLLLVDDIQFIIGKASAQEELLYTIDALLAEGKRLVFAADRAPQALDGVEPRLLSRLSMGLVADIQAADIELRKKILESKLSRFAPLSVPEDVIDFLARTITRNVRELVGGLNKLIAYAQLTGQEVSLQLAEEQLTDILSANRRRITIDEIQRTVCQFYRIDRAEMSSKRRARAVVRPRQVAMYLSKVLTPRSYPEIGRKFGGRDHSTVIHAVRLIEDLRQRDADMDGDVRSLLRQLES
- a CDS encoding tetratricopeptide repeat protein, giving the protein MSRAAMRLAALALAILAAPLCAQTSGETYERALDAERNGDYAAARRLHQQACDAEDARACRELVVMHLKGRGGPQSDSAARSTATRACRLGSVDGCGILMQLAHNAKGGPADFALVRRLGKTVCKSGEDSNPISARACFHFGRALLTGKGGPTDLAGAEGALTLACRGSAPQGCTQLAALHLGRHGGPRNDARAARFFLHACIRGEKDVCDIYDSDPVSMRKRASEACEAGDKGACLVLERP
- a CDS encoding DUF202 domain-containing protein, which gives rise to MADEQDKNELAEDRTDWAEDRTLMANERTFAGWMRTGLAAVGIGLGFNALFGKLEPAWVAKAIATLFIAIGVFVFWSAQRNASAVQKRMDSHDAAPIRTSNMKLIAAAMAFASLCLAAGIWAIDLRQ